A single window of Onychostoma macrolepis isolate SWU-2019 chromosome 16, ASM1243209v1, whole genome shotgun sequence DNA harbors:
- the LOC131521672 gene encoding interferon-gamma-inducible GTPase 10-like → MISKSKRKNVYVYDIHKNIYVVSREFVDILSNATSNTEDSDSLGSDLQEIIDSPPAEKTNKLKSKLKELDNVTLNIAITGMTGAGKSSFVNALRGLPNDDKNAAPTGTTETTMKPNMYPHPSMPNVKIWDLPGIGSPKFRAKKYLKDVNFHTYDLFLIVTSERFKENDIELARAIKKSKKLFYCVRTKIDNDIRAESHKKNFDERMLLENIREDCKANLLRVGIPKIVLVSSFNLEKYDFQKLINTLEDELPENKKFVLVQSLPVYSLEALTKKKTYYKKMIWLNSFAAGVRAIAPIPGLSLACDYGIMKKFFQQVFTGFGLSNQALEALSERVNKPVEQLKAAKTSHQSYYQSYYKSYNDSVVAEDMSFRIENIK, encoded by the coding sequence ATGATTTCAAAAAGCAAGAGgaaaaatgtttatgtttatgatatacacaaaaatatttatgtgGTTTCCAGAGAGTTTGTAGACATATTGTCTAATGCCACATCGAACACAGAAGATTCAGACTCTCTTGGCTCAGACTTACAGGAAATAATTGACTCTCCACCTgcagagaaaacaaacaaactgaaaagTAAACTGAAGGAGTTAGATAATGTTACACTTAACATTGCTATAACTGGGATGACAGGGGCAGGGAAGTCTTCCTTTGTCAATGCCCTCAGAGGCCTTCCTAATGATGATAAGAACGCAGCTCCCACAGGAACAACTGAGACTACCATGAAGCCCAACATGTACCCACATCCCTCCATGCCAAACGTGAAGATCTGGGACCTGCCTGGAATTGGTAGTCCAAAATTTAGAGCAAAGAAGTACCTGAAAGATGTCAATTTCCACACGTATGACTTATTTCTCATAGTGACCTCTGAAAGATTTAAGGAGAACGACATCGAGCTGGCCAGAGCCATCAAGAAGAGCAAGAAGCTATTTTATTGTGTTCGCACTAAAATTGACAACGACATTCGTGCtgaatcacacaaaaaaaactttgatgAGCGGATGTTGCTCGAAAACATCCGAGAGGATTGTAAGGCAAACCTATTGAGAGTCGGAATACCCAAAATAGTCCTAGTCTCTTCATTTAACTTGGAAAAATATGACTTTCAGAAGCTGATCAACACCCTCGAAGATGAACTTCCAGAGAACAAGAAATTTGTTCTCGTTCAGTCTCTGCCTGTTTATTCTCTAGAGGCCCTCACAAAGAAGAAGACATACTACAAGAAAATGATTTGGCTAAATTCATTTGCGGCCGGCGTCAGGGCGATAGCTCCCATCCCGGGATTGTCACTGGCCTGTGATTACGGCATCATGAAGAAGTTTTTTCAGCAAGTCTTCACAGGCTTCGGTTTATCAAATCAGGCTCTAGAGGCGCTATCAGAACGAGTGAACAAACCAGTGGAGCAGCTAAAAGCCGCTAAGACATCACATCAGAGTTATTATCAGAGTTATTACAAATCATATAATGACTCTGTTGTTGCAGAAGATATGTCTTTTAGGATTGAAAATATAAAGTAA